In Equus asinus isolate D_3611 breed Donkey chromosome 13, EquAss-T2T_v2, whole genome shotgun sequence, one DNA window encodes the following:
- the LOC106821976 gene encoding olfactory receptor 1P1-like produces MAAENQTSIFEFLLWGLSEQPEQRHILFHLFLWMYVVTVAGNLLIVLAIGTDARLHTPMYFFLASLSCADILFTSTTVPKALVNIQTQSKLISYAGCLAQLYFFLTFGDMDIFLLATMAYDRYVAICHPLHYTMVMSFRCCILLVTACWTLTNLVAMTHTFLIFQLSFCSKKIIPDFFCDLGPLMKVSCSDTRVNEFVLLLLGGAVILIPFMLILVSYIRIVSAILRVPSAQGRCKAFSTCGSHLTVVSLFFGTVIRAYLCPSSSSSSSAEEDTAAAVMYTVVTPLLNPFIYSLRNKDMKDALGRLLRGKVSFSQGQ; encoded by the coding sequence ATGGCAGCAGAGAACCAGACCAGCATCTTTGAGTTCCTCCTCTGGGGCCTCTCAGAGCAACCAGAGCAGCGGCACATCCTCTTCCACTTGTTCCTGTGGATGTATGTGGTCACTGTGGCTGGGAACCTGCTCATCGTCCTGGCCATTGGCACTGACGCACGCCTTCACAcgcccatgtacttcttcctcgcCAGCCTGTCCTGTGCAGACATCCTTTTCACCTCCACCACTGTGCCCAAGGCCCTGGTGAACATCCAGACCCAGAGCAAGTTAATTTCTTATGCAGGATGCCTGGCTCAGCTCTACTTCTTCTTGACTTTTGGGGACATGGACATCTTTCTCCTGGCCACAATGGCctatgatcgctatgtggccatctgccaccCTCTCCACTACACAATGGTCATGAGCTTCCGGTGCTGCATCCTCCTGGTTACTGCCTGCTGGACCCTTACGAATCTTGTTGCCATGACCCACACCTTCCTCATATTCCAACTTTCCTTTTGCTCTAAGAAGATTATTCCTGACTTCTTCTGTGATCTAGGACCCCTGATGAAGGTGTCTTGCTCTGACACTCGGGTCAATGAGTTTGTGCTCCTCCTCTTGGGGGGAGCAGTTATTTTAATCCCCTTTATGCTCATCCTGGTCTCTTACATTCGCATTGTTTCAGCTATCCTCAGGGTCCCCTCTGCCCAGGGAAGGTGCAAGGCCTTCTCTACCTGTGGGTCCCACCTTACTGTTGTTTCCCTGTTCTTTGGGACGGTGATCAGGGCTTATCTGTGCccctcatcctcttcctccaGCTCAGCAGAAGAGGATACAGCAGCTGCTGTCATGTACACAGTGGTCACCCCCCTGCTGAATCCCTTCATTTACAGCCTGCGGAACAAGGACATGAAGGATGCCCTGGGGAGACTTCTCAGAGGCAAAGTCTCCTTCTCACAGGGCCAGTGA